A single window of Cryptosporangium aurantiacum DNA harbors:
- a CDS encoding MFS transporter — MATLRDRPTARLITPEFAALLAAALGAFLSLGMTLPVLPYFVRSLGGGDLAIGVVVGAMAVAAVVVRPFTAPAIQNWGFQRLILLGGVAGALATAGNAFANSFAALLALRLVSGAALAILFVACTARVMATTPADQRSAAVSYFSVAPYLGLGLGPVVGQPCYDAFGFTTTFLLAGALQLIGTVPILLIANHRSPGEGAPRFHSAAIWPGTVLALGIIGVVAFNAFIPLYVDELHGSSPAWMFLVYSVVVVAARIFAGGLPDRLGPIRAGTFATVGIVIGLVVIAAAPSTLWIYVGILPLGAGIAFQYPGLLALTVSRVRESEQPAAVSTFTMFFDVATGVGGLVVGQAAAIGGYRTAFAAAACCSLIGLVLLRTVVARAR; from the coding sequence CGGTGCTGCCGTACTTCGTCCGATCGCTCGGCGGCGGTGACCTGGCGATCGGCGTCGTCGTGGGCGCGATGGCGGTGGCCGCGGTCGTGGTCCGGCCGTTCACCGCACCGGCGATCCAGAACTGGGGCTTCCAGCGGCTGATCCTCCTCGGGGGTGTCGCCGGTGCGCTGGCCACCGCCGGGAACGCGTTCGCGAACAGCTTCGCTGCCCTGCTGGCGCTCCGCCTGGTCAGCGGTGCCGCGCTGGCGATCCTGTTCGTCGCGTGCACGGCCCGGGTAATGGCGACGACGCCCGCCGACCAGCGGTCCGCAGCGGTCAGCTACTTCTCGGTGGCGCCATATCTCGGGCTGGGGCTCGGCCCGGTCGTCGGCCAGCCCTGTTACGACGCGTTCGGCTTCACCACCACGTTCCTGCTGGCGGGCGCCCTGCAGCTGATCGGAACCGTGCCGATCCTGCTGATCGCCAACCACCGGTCGCCGGGCGAGGGGGCGCCCCGGTTCCACTCCGCGGCGATCTGGCCGGGGACGGTGCTCGCGCTCGGCATCATCGGCGTCGTCGCGTTCAACGCGTTCATCCCGCTCTACGTGGACGAACTGCACGGCAGCAGCCCGGCGTGGATGTTCCTCGTGTACTCGGTCGTGGTGGTCGCGGCCCGGATCTTCGCCGGTGGGTTACCGGACCGGCTCGGACCGATCCGCGCCGGGACGTTCGCGACCGTCGGCATCGTCATCGGGCTGGTCGTGATCGCGGCCGCCCCGTCGACGCTCTGGATCTACGTCGGCATCCTGCCGCTGGGCGCCGGCATCGCGTTCCAGTACCCCGGTCTGCTGGCGCTGACCGTCAGCCGGGTCCGGGAGTCCGAACAGCCGGCCGCGGTCTCGACGTTCACGATGTTCTTCGACGTCGCGACCGGCGTCGGTGGGCTGGTCGTGGGCCAGGCCGCGGCGATCGGCGGTTATCGCACCGCGTTCGCGGCGGCGGCGTGCTGCTCGCTGATCGGTCTGGTGCTGCTGCGCACGGTGGTCGCCCGCGCCCGGTAG